A window from Solanum stenotomum isolate F172 chromosome 7, ASM1918654v1, whole genome shotgun sequence encodes these proteins:
- the LOC125870005 gene encoding uncharacterized protein LOC125870005: MVKDFLDYAWRCDSCQFHANFIHQPLEVLHPTIASWPFDAWGLDVVGPLPKSCSGHFIPRYIITDNGKPFDNKLINKICDLFGFKQRKSSMYHAAVNGLAEAFNKTLYNLLKKVVSKSKRDWHERMEEALWAYRITYRTPT, from the exons ATGGTGAAGGATTTCTTAGATTATGCTTGGAGGTGCGATTCTTGTCAATTTCATGCAAATTTCATACATCAGCCGCTTGAAGTATTGCACCCAACTATCGCATCTTGGCCATTTGACGCTTGGGGATTGGATGTTGTGGGACCACTACCAAAATCTTGTAGTGGACATTT CATCCCTCGATACATAATAACAGACAATGGCAAGCCATTTGATAACAAGTTAATAAACAAAATTTGTGATCTCTTTGGCTTCAAGCAGCGTAAATCTTCTATGTATCATGCTGCCGTCAATGGTCTTGCTGAAGCATTCAATAAGACTCTATACAACCTCCTGAAGAAAGTTGTCTCCAAGTCTAAACGAGATTGGCATGAAAGAATGGAAGAAGCTTTGTGGGCATATAGGATAACATATCGCACACCAACTTAA